ttacttttcaGGAACTTtcatttctatttttgaaatatatatttaataggaTCAGCAATACCCAAATAAATAATCAGACAAATATTTCGATGTGTCCCTTTTCGCTAAGAgggtatattttatacatatttccCGCTTATGCAACCCATTTAAACCTTCAAATTGATTTACACCCAGAAAGGATTACCAAAACCACGCATAAccttaaaaaatacaacaaattgtaCATTAATTCTCTGCTGATTCTGGTGTAAcaatttgatataataataattcagtctatatacgtcccactgctgggcacaggcctcctctcatgcgcgatagggctcgggctatagtccccacgctagcccaatgcggattggggacttcacatacacctttgaatttcttcgcagatgcaggTTTCATCACATCACATCAATtcataatattacatgtcattTCCATGTATTCTTTTACGGAATACAATggattttccaaaaaaatatatttagtgcAGTCAGATAAAGCAgtcttcaaaccttcaaaagAAGAGCGCACTAGAACCTTAAAGGCCGGCCACACACAACCattctggtgttgcaggtgtccatgggtggcggTAATTGCTTAACACTAgacgattcgtctgctcgtttgcctcctgtaccATAAGAAAGATCAAAACCATAACGAATTCTTAATGCAGAATTGGTGTCCATAATCCGGTGGCAAGCGCGGCTTACTCTGACGAGGGTATCTTTCGCTTGGAAATTGTTGAAGCGGTTTGTCTGCTCACCTGGGCTTAGTGTAATGTACCAGTGGATTTATTTACTGtttgtaattgatttatttgttttttttttttagggtaaatCTAAAAGTATTTTCGCTTAATAGTTCCTCACAATAAATGAGAATTAAGGTCTTAGGAtattaagcaaaaaaaattgtttgattATTTAAGTTCAGTTCTTTTCTGAATTACTCAATGATTTCGgctaattattttttcagtgtttgtaatgtatatttatttagtaaaataaccctaagggtctgtttcacaaagtctgagtaaagtattgcATAGCTATTAACAAATgcattaactgccagataaaacttcctgcaaaacttagcaatctaccagttaagctttattgaagattgtgaaacgccaacgatgactttattcgtcagataattGGCAAGTAGCTGATTCAGGACTTTACTCGAAAATTGAAAAACAGACCCTTAAAAAATCCCAATACTTGGGGTTTTTAAGCTATTAAAAACCCCAAGTATTGGAAATTTTaatgcttttttaaattttaatacttcacttgttttaattaaaaataaaaatactaatactttttgtttttttgttgttcGTTTTATAATTAGTAcgactttttaaataaataaataaacccaaTTAGTAAATCGAAATAACCCAATAATATGCTTATTTACTTCGTTTCCATTTTGCTTCCCTGCAGATTTCCAAGCACCCATTAGCTTAAGTTTGACGTGTAGGCTCTCCGGAATCCCGTGGTCACGGAATTAGTTACGAACGCAAATATGATTGCTGGTAGGAAAGTTACTGAATAATAGAAACGGTTTAGCTTTTACCAAATTGTGATTTCTTATTTGTGTGTGGATGTTCCAATCAGAATGAAAGACACCACATGAGTAAACATATTTTACTCACATAGAGCATCGTTTATGTAGTCCTTCTTTATCGTAGACCTTctgatcattaaaaaaaaatgattttgttgACCCTTTAATGCCTTCGCAGCGGCCATTACTTCGCTATCATCCAAAAATTTGTTGCTTCTAAGATTTCCTTCAGCCGTGGGAAAGGATAAAAGACGCTGGGGGCTAGATCTGCCGAATATGGGGGGTTTTCTGGCAACTTGAACCCTGCATAACGTATACGACGCCACTGCAACATCAGCCTTGTAGAGGGGAGGTCTTTTGTTCGGCCGGGACCATTCTAGGCACCCAACCAGCGGATACATTTTTCATATATCATTTTTTGAATACTGCCATATCGAAACACATTCTTATTTCTATGGTAGGTACTTTCTGTAAATTCTTTATGTTACCATACCTTTTATAATGTCACTTTAGGTTGAGCAGGGATCAATAAGCCAGAGGTATACAGTGGCCATGTCTGACCTGACGGCTGTCCGAAATTCCGGAGTTACGGAATCAGTTACGAACGCATACAAGATTGCTGGTGGGGAATTTCAAGGCAATTTTCTTTATCTTTCTATATCAAACAATTCTTAGCCTTCAAAAACATTCTTTTTTCGAATAACACGTTGACCTTGATTTATGTCAACTTTCGTCATTCTCACTCTTTCTCCGTCAAAACAATGTGTAAATATTTAGTGATAATTTTCTTGTGAAAAACCCTTGCCCTTGTATCCTTGTTGCGATTTAAAGTAACTTGAGGAAGAGCCACGCTGCCTCTTCTTTCCATCCTAGCGTTATCTCTGGTTTTTGGTACTGCTCATAGGAGCTtggagtccgcttggcaactaattgctaaagtggcgtaggcactagttattattattacaaaagcAATTGACATCTGACCTCTCAACCCAGAGGGTAGGCCTATTGGGGATAGTCCAATCTCTGTGTCtttctatatattaaaattaaatattgtttgtCCTCAGGAACGACATCGTACGACACGGTGCGGCCGCTGGCGTACCAGGATGCGAAGATCTTCATGCTGTGCTTCAACGTGGCTGAGCCAGAGTCCCTCCACAACGCTGCTGCTAAGGTATCTAAtcatacttatttacttactgcCGTGGCAGAATGAACTGGAGGACGTTCGCAGTGGCCTCCGAATTTGGCCATTTTTATTTGTCAAAGCTATTTCTGTCCAGTTACTTTCGTAGAGTTCTATCAGGTCTTTAGGAACTTCTTATAAtaattctataataataataatttaacctatatgtcccactgctggccaCAGGCCTcttttgggctatagtccccacgctggcccaatgcgggttgaggattacacctttgaatttcttcgcggataaaaataattaataactacAATATAACAGGTGTATAGTCtcaacgaaataaaaaaaagtgtatgttTCAAAATTTGTGAAATACAAGTGTCAGAAAATTAACCCGATGATTTTTCCGCAGTGGTACAGAGAAGTACGTACACACGGCGGTTCTGCTCCTGTACTCCTCTGCGGCTGCAAAGCTGACCTTCGACACGATAAAGAAACCCTCACCATGCTGTCCAAGCTTAAGGCACACCCTGTTACAAGCGAAGAGGTAAGTCACCATCATCATGGGCCAAGATTCCGTAATTATTCGATATCGAATGCGGCGAGCTTTCCAATGTTTGTATTCGGCCGATTTATTCGGTTAAAGTGCTGAATatatagcaatttttttttggtaataatttatttatcataacagtatacataatggatatatacagaggattactataactagcttaagctagattagatttaaatttaaaatagggaAAACGACGGAAAACGAATATAAGGAAAATGATTCAATTGTATAAGCAGCTGAATAAGAATCGCTTCCTAGAAACTAACACGTCAAAAGGTAAGGGACTcgcaaaaaatgtttaatactCTCCAAATAATCAAACAGTCTACGTAGTAAACGGTTCAACATGTATATATTGCTCTGgtatttagattaagataatgtttgtaaaattttataaattaaaatgtttgtaaattaaaagtgcttgttaataggcctatttgaataaagaatattgactttgactttgtaTCCACTATGAGAGTACTTGGAAAATTCTGGAGGAGTCTATATTTTACAGTGTTGCAACAagatacatatgtataataaaaaatggggTCCCTAcgtgcacaagttttttgcagaagtcgcgaagcgtctggttagCGTAACCGGTAACCGAAGAGCttgcggcttcctcgcacaacgtatcagtattgcgatacaacgaggaaatgccgccggcatccttggtacaatgcctcaaaggcctattgtagatttaagctagttataagtaatcctctgtatatatccattatgtataaatttatggtaggtaattaaagttttaaataatttaccatGTTAGTAGGAAACTGTTCGGCCTAGTTCAAAACGCCAATATAAAGTAATAACGCATGATTCCAATTGACCAAGCGCCATCGGCATTCCTCAATTTTAATAAGTCAAAACTATTCGAGGGTCATTCCAATAAAGTGGAAGATCGGGAATTAATGATTGAGGTTATTCGATTGAATCAGAGTATATAGAGTAGTTTATCTTCAAACTGTAGATAAAGGAATAGTAAGCCAAGTAGTAATTGGGTTGTCTAGTGCTAACGTTTGGCAATCTGAGCACTAATAGCATGGCTCTGCATAGTGCGATCCTTTTCAGCTGTAATAAGTTTGCGGTAACATTTTGCTTCATGCATCTTACACGTAATATTTATACTTCTAACAAAAGCACCATAGTCagacacattttagaaaaaggtcacatCTGTAGACAATACAATAAGAGCTAACGACTCAGGACTTCAGCGTGCAGCGTAAAAATAGCTTTTGATtcccttaacacattcactgccgggaacccacctggtgggcgctcatGAACTTTGTTccgatgccggacaacccgctgtgcgggttgttttgtacgcagctatagaccaccggtttctggggtagtgcgccgttttttgtctggcagtgaatgtgttaacattGCGATGTTGACAGAAAAGAGcatataaaatgtgtatgaccaaACGTGCTATTAAATAAATGACGATGTTGATACTACGCCTAATTCGACTCGCGAAAGTGACATAGTTAACTTTCACACATGACTTCCGTaatacgaccggtctggcctagtgggtagtgaccctgcctatgaagccgatggtcccgggttcaaatcctggtaagggcatttattcgtgtgatgagcacggatatgtgttcctgagtcatgggtgttttatatgtatttaagtatttataaatatttatatattatatatatcgttgtctaagtacccacaacacaagccttaattgagcttactgtgggactttagtcaatttgtgtaataatgtcctatatatttaataatatcaacgcgagttgttattattaaatatataggacAACCATATTGTTAATTGTTGATGTCCTATGCCAATATTTGACAGTTTccgatatttcatttatttatttttttatttaatctttattgcacaatacatgaaggtacaaatggcggacttcatTAAGTCCATGCGGCGGACTACATTCCACACATCACACATTCACAGTTTCCGATATTTCATTTATAGTCACATTATTGTCGTATTTATAGTCGTAGCTATGCCATCTTTCGTCGCTTTGTAGCTAGAATCAGGGATTAGGTCCGAGTACCTACCTAATCGTAGCATCCGAAATTTTAGAGTTCAATatcagaaaaccgcagccaaataatactagaccctacacatagtgttgtgttcctgctggtgagtgaggtttccagagctcaacgacggtgcggagtgttagggtcggacgcacgtaactcctctggagttgcaggcgtacataggctacggagactgcttaccatcaggcgggtcgtatgctggtttgccaccgacgtagtataaaaaatattttttttttcagatagattactattaatattatttcttgAACTGTGATATTTTACCCAACACCGAGACTTCAGTTTGATCCTAATTGAGGCCTTAGGGCTCGGCGGAGGATTCCCTTATGACTGAACTAATCTATTTGCGTCAGTTAATGTCTGAATGATACGAATCGTGGAGTTTATTGGGTTTTTGCTAGTCTAGATactattcaaaaatatatatatgtgacAGCTACATAATGaagagcattaaaatacgagtgtgggtttatgaaacaaGCTGAAGACGAGTTTCATAAAaacatcacacgagtgttttaaagCCTATAACGAGTAATTATgttacagttacatacactgtaTTATTTACACGCCCTCATGTTACGACCACCATTGCGGGCGCGGCATTTGATCACACActcaataaaacgtcatctcgagtGATACTAGAAATAAGGTCAAATCAATTTGACGCTTGTTTTTCGGAAATGTTCTGAATTTAAAtgtcattatttaattaaataaatatttattttatatgtaggtacttaactaTAAACGAATATATGCTAATGAAAAAATCCACATGAATCGACTTGTCACAATCGACAGTAAAGctaaagattaaaaaatatcccttatttttatatacacacGCAATTAAAATGTCGCCGCGTTCATTTCCGCGACATCTATCGACTTATTGAGTAAACTTGGTACAATAAAACTATGAACGCACAGGCTAGCGCGTTAGTTTGAACTAGTCGGATGTTTAAATGCAATCTAAAAcatagtacttacctacttacttattgaatactacttattcaaataaacttaaattctTTGCCTCTCGGTTTTTCCTCACTGAAAAATCCTagttaacaaatatttaaaaagaactcAACTTTTTTTCTCTAAATCCCTATAAGTCGGTAGTTTCGAAAACTTTCCAATGAGCTTTTAAACAGCGAATGAATTTCCTCTGGCTGCGAGATTACTGGACGAGAACCTTATTTGAAGTAGTTTTTGTTAAAcgattttagtttaaaatataaaagagAACTTTTTCTATCAAGGTGAATGCGACTTCAAATTATTCGTGAGCTTTCGTTGGGAAGAGTATTAGGCAAATATCTTACATGTTATGACCTCGTGAGCTTTAAAACGTTCCCTGTCCGGGTGCCAATGAGGTGTCAGGACGCTTTTTTAACACGCTTtaattaggtcgacctgtatgtaactatgtaatggaatctaaggtaactaatttaatcatcttccaaggatcgtagcgtcatgaaaattggcagctgtatgtagttctgatgacaatacaataataattactgtcgaactgatctgatgatggagccgaggagctgtgtttggatttgttagaaaagtcttgtaataaaatttgaccacgattaggtttcaaggtctgatgatgaagccggaagataggcactggcattccatgatggaatatcgtatcatagtcgtgtttgcacttgtgagaaaggtctttgaacacgatcaggtttcaaggttataacaaacctattatatattgacttgtaaatatttttggtttttacgtgcatttataaaagcgtgtttttctagtgctttttaaactattaatttattctgAATTCCGTGCTTCTACTATATGGGTTCACAACTTTAAATGGAAGGACGGACACACTTGGCCGTATCACTTTATGGGGACAGTGAACGTGTTTATCTTATGTTTAATTCATTTTACAAATACACTTATAACATATAGCGAggtttagactagcaagaacttgcatgcaattttcattacgTTGCGGTACTTGTTCAAACTTGTTGAAGTTTACCTTAGTAGTCGGCAATGTAACGCAAATtacatgcaagttcttgctagtctatgTCTAGCTTTATGTTCAGTTTGagcgaaatatttattataagaatttcagtttttaaaataagtttaatattaagactgatatgataatgatgataagTTTAATATTGAGAACAGCTAAACTGGAATAAACTGTCACCTGCgctatttccggaccgatataACCTTCAAACCatcatgaaaaaaaagaaacagtttTTTGTCTCACCCATTCACGTTCTTCCAAAACCTAATATTTTTGTCCATTTCAGGCATTAGGCGTTGCGAGACAGCTTGGCGCCACGACTTATGTGGAGACCTCGGCGCGAGCGTCCAGCAAAGGCGTTAAAGATGCGTTCGAAGTAGCCGCCTTTGCCGCGCTGGGGAAACTGAACAAACAACAAATGAAACAAGtgagtatataaaaataaaaatatggcgTTATACATAAACGCGTCACTAgtctgaattagctatgaatcgtttgtctttatctgtcattttaacttatgtatttgtcagaaaggaataaaacataatttaactaaatcaggcctgtaaagttttataaataagggggttatacaatactaacagggcaatttaaataaacgCTTGAAAAAAGGTGgatcaaaatctacaaaattatTTCCAATATAATCCAGATGGTGTAAAAAACAAGTAGACCGGCGTTGACGGCTTTTGCAATCAATCAACATTCATCATCTTGCTCACGTTATCGACTCGACTTTTTGTACGGCTCATTAAAGTCACACACATCGTTTTCCATGACGGGTGATCAGTGATCACGTAATGgtttttatacaaaatgaaGTGTCGGACACCCCGGCCCGGGCCCGGACCGTTCTAGCATGAGCCATCCTTAAAGTCATTAAATATGTGTGCAAATTGCGAGAGtttatggctcagtttcattagTCGATATGCGGCCcgtatgcggggtgcgggagatttccaaaCGCACGTCATTATGAGTTTTACtagttataccaccttaccgcctgcggggcgtcacccgcatgctgtatatcgatcgaactatcgacttatgagtttcactagtcgttataccgcgAGTCCCTGCACGCTTTATATCGACCGAATTATCGACCTGTGAAACTAAGCCATTAAAGTGCTTCCTTAAAATAGTCTGGAATCCGCATGACAACATTTTCGGCGACTGACCCTATAAACGATTGAGTCTTACATGGGATGTTAATCGTTCAACGGGTGACTCGGTAGCTTAGGTGGTAAGGCGTATGGGGGCAAAATTCACTATTATA
This Cydia pomonella isolate Wapato2018A chromosome 16, ilCydPomo1, whole genome shotgun sequence DNA region includes the following protein-coding sequences:
- the LOC133526099 gene encoding uncharacterized protein LOC133526099 isoform X1; protein product: MWSGKKSEGTPGSPTEEEIKVVLVGDTQCGKTSLVQRFVSDTFIEAYSPTGFEKYGYTCTVADFRVNFSVWDTSGTTSYDTVRPLAYQDAKIFMLCFNVAEPESLHNAAAKWYREVRTHGGSAPVLLCGCKADLRHDKETLTMLSKLKAHPVTSEEALGVARQLGATTYVETSARASSKGVKDAFEVAAFAALGKLNKQQMKQQKQQVGRSKSKRDLKAELKGRAKSCCVM
- the LOC133526099 gene encoding uncharacterized protein LOC133526099 isoform X2, giving the protein MWSGKKSEGTPGSPTEEEIKVVLVGDTQCGKTSLVQRFVSDTFIEAYSPTGFEKYGYTCTVADFRVNFSVWDTSGTTSYDTVRPLAYQDAKIFMLCFNVAEPESLHNAAAKWYREVRTHGGSAPVLLCGCKADLRHDKETLTMLSKLKAHPVTSEEALGVARQLGATTYVETSARASSKGVKDAFEVAAFAALGKLNKQQMKQKQQVGRSKSKRDLKAELKGRAKSCCVM